A segment of the Cohnella algarum genome:
GCGCGCCTCCTCCGACGGCTTTGAAGGAGCGGGAAGGGCTGTTGACGCCTCCGACGATATGCAGCTGGGCTTCCTCGTACAATTGAGCGGACTTCGATCTCGACATATGGAAAAAACCTCCCGTTGGATGATGTGAAACGCGTTAAGCGGGCTCAGCGCATTGGCGGGGCGGCCTTTCTTTGGCGGAATGTGCGCGCATGCAGCCAAGAAGCAAGCGGAGACCGCCTCCCGGCGATCCCCGCTTGCCTTGCTTTCGGTGACGATGTTGTGAAATCCGGCGAAACGCAAACGGACTATTCCGAATCCGAGCCGCCGGACGAATCCCCGGTCTCCGCGGAAGCGGAAGACGAAGCGGACGGGGACGGCGTCGCCGCGACGGCGCTGTCCGTCGCGAGCACTTCCTGGACGTATTCCTTCAATTCGTCCGAATCGCGGATGCCGAGAACCGCCGCGCCGCCGACCCGCTCGTCGGAAATGAGCTCCATCGGCGGAACCTGGGCAGAGCCCGCCTGGTGCGATTTGAGCCCCAGGTTGCCCAGCTTCAGCATATCTTCCGGCGACAGGTTCGTTTCGATGTAAGGGCTGATGTCGCCGATAATTTGCGGCAGCTTGATGATGTTCCAGCCCGATTGCATTTTGTCCGCGACGGCTTTCAGGAAGTTCCGCTGACGCTCGGTGCGCGTGAAGTCGGACAGCTTGTCGTGCCGGAAACGGACGTATTGCAGCGCTTTTTCCCCGTCAAGGTGCTGCTGCCCTTCCTTCAAATCGATGTCGTAAACGTGGCCGTCCGCCGCATCGCTGTATTTCATATCCTTTTCGACGTAAAAATCGACGCCGCCGATCGCGTCGACCAGCTTGATGAAGCCCTGAAAGTCGGCGTAAACGTAATACTGGATGTCAAGTCCGAGCAAGTCGCCGATCGCCTTCATGGCCAGTTCCGGACCGCCCAGCGTGATCGCGACGTTGGCCCGGTCGCTTCCGTGTCCGGGAATTTCGATGTACGTGTCGCGCAGGACGGAAAACAGATGAATGCCCTTCGTCGTCGGATCGATGGAAGCGACCATCATCGTGTCGGAACGGGCGACTTCGCCTTCCCGCAAGCCCCGTTCGTCGCCGCCCATGATCAGGATGTTGACCCGCTCGGTCCCCGTCCATTCCGGGGGCTTCTCCTCCGGCTTTTGCTCGAATTGGCCGAACCGGGACTCGTCCTCGGATTTCTGCAACCCTTTTACCTCCTGATAGCCGCTGTAAACGTACCAGCCGACGCCGGCAAGCAGGACGATGACCAAAGCGAGCAACGTATAGCTGAATATTTTCCATTTTTTACGCATGCGAATATGTTCCTTTCGGCGCAGCCGGCAAAAAGCGACGTTTGCGCAGGGGTGATCTGAATTGTATGATTGCATTGCATATTATGAAATTATAAAGTTTACTGAAGGATGTAAGCAAGTATTGTCGAAAAATGGAGGAAACGTAACGCAATGCTGGCAATCGAAGTCGAAAAGCTGCGCAAACAGTTCAAAGTGCAAAAAAATCGAGAGGGCCTCAAGGGAGCGATGCTGGACTTGTTCAAGCGCGAGCACCGCGAGGTCGCGGCCGTCAAGGATATCAGCTTTCAAATTCCGCAAGGCGAGATCTGCGGCTACATCGGCGAGAACGGCGCCGGAAAGTCGACGACGATCAAAATGCTGACCGGCATTCTCGTTCCCACGTCGGGCAAAATCGTCGTGAACGGCTACGTGCCGCACAAGGATCGCGAAACGTTCGTGAAAGGCATCGGCGTCGTCTTCGGGCAGCGCAGCCAGCTGTGGTGGGACATCGGCGTTATCGAATCGTTCCGGCTGCTGCGCAAAGTATACCGGGTGGACGAACGCGAATTCAAGCTGCGGCTGGACGAGCTGGTCGAAACGCTTGAACTGGGCGACCTGCTCAATCGCCCCGTGCGCAAGCTGAGCCTCGGCCAGCGGATGCGCTGCGAGCTGGTGGCCGCGCTGCTGCACAATCCGTCGATTTTGTTTTTGGACGAGCCGACGATCGGTCTCGATATCGTGGTAAAAACGGAAATCCGCGAATTTCTGAAACGGCTGAACCGCGACCACGGGACGACGATTTTGCTGACGACGCACGACCTGCAGGATATCGAAGCCCTCTGCTCGAGGGTCATCATGCTGGACGACGGCAACATCATCTACGACGGCGGCCTGGATCAATTGAAAGACCGTTGGGGCAAAGGCCGCGAGGTGCAGTTTCAGTTTGCGGATCCGGTTTCGCTGCCTTCGCTGAGCGCCCTGACCGAAGGGCTCGCGGTCCGCTGGTCGAAGGAGAACGAGCTGACGGCCAAAGTATGGCTCCCGCGCGAAATGAACGTGTCGGACGTGCTGTCCCGCGTCGTCGGCGCGAAGGAAATCAGCGACATTAAAATTTTCGAAACGAACACCGACGAGATCGTGCGCGAGATCTATCGGACGGGGAGCTCGGTCAAGCCGGCCGGAGACGAAGCGGCAGAGCCGGCGGTTTCGGGAGCTGGAGTCCGGTGAGCGGCGCGTATCTCGATTTTATCCGAATCCGTTTCCTGACGATGCTCGCCTATCGCGTCAATTATTACAGCGGCATTGCCGTTTATGCGATTAACATCGGCGCTTATTACTTCATGTGGAAAGCGATCTACGGAGACGCGGAGCGGCTGGCCGGCTTTACGGTCGTTCAAATGACGACGTACGTCGCGGTGTCCTGGATGGCCCGGGCGTTCTATTTCAACAACCTGGACCGGGAAATTTCCAACGAAATCCGCGACGGCAGCGTTGCGGTGCAGATGACGCGGCCTTATTCCTACCTGATGGTGAAAATGATGCAGGGCCTCGGCGAAGGGCTGTTCCGGCTGCTGCTGTTCATGGCGCCCGGCATGATCGTCGTGACGCTTATTTTTCCCATCGAGCTGCCAACCGATCCGGTTTTATGGATCATTTTCTTCGTCATGCTCTGGTTCAGCTTCCTTATTAACACGCAGATCAACCTGATGACGGGGCTGTTCGCCTTTTTCGTGGAAAACAACGAAGGGCTGATGCGGATGAAAAGGGTCGCGGTCGACCTGCTGTCCGGGGTCGTCGTGCCTATCGCGTTTTTTCCGGGGTGGGCTTCAAGCGTGCTGCAGTGGCTGCCTTTTCAGGCGATTACGTATTTGCCCGGATCGGTGTTTACGGAGCGCATAACCGGCTCGGCTGTGTGGGAGGCGCTGTTCGTTCAGGCGATCTGGTGCGCGGCGCTCGTCGTGCCGATTTTGCTCATGTGGCGGGCGGCCCGGAAGCGGCTGTTCGTGCAAGGAGGTTAAGCCGATGAAAATAGGGCATACCTTATCGCTGTTCCGCGAATACTTGGCCAATTATTTTAAAACGAAAATGACGTACCGGGCGGATTTTTGGGTGGAAGTTGTCTCCGACCTGATGTTCTCGGCGATGAATCTGATTTTTATCTTCGTCGTTTTTCAGCATACGCCTTCCCTGGGGGACTGGAGCCAGGCGGAGGTCGTGTTCGTTTACGGCTATTTTATGATTCCGTACGGGGTGTTCGGCGCGTTCGTGAATTTGTGGAATTTCAGCGAGCGGTACATCGTCAAAGGAGAGATGGACCGGATTTTGACGCGGCCGGCAGGTTCGCTTACCCAAG
Coding sequences within it:
- a CDS encoding LCP family protein; amino-acid sequence: MRKKWKIFSYTLLALVIVLLAGVGWYVYSGYQEVKGLQKSEDESRFGQFEQKPEEKPPEWTGTERVNILIMGGDERGLREGEVARSDTMMVASIDPTTKGIHLFSVLRDTYIEIPGHGSDRANVAITLGGPELAMKAIGDLLGLDIQYYVYADFQGFIKLVDAIGGVDFYVEKDMKYSDAADGHVYDIDLKEGQQHLDGEKALQYVRFRHDKLSDFTRTERQRNFLKAVADKMQSGWNIIKLPQIIGDISPYIETNLSPEDMLKLGNLGLKSHQAGSAQVPPMELISDERVGGAAVLGIRDSDELKEYVQEVLATDSAVAATPSPSASSSASAETGDSSGGSDSE
- a CDS encoding ABC transporter ATP-binding protein, with protein sequence MLAIEVEKLRKQFKVQKNREGLKGAMLDLFKREHREVAAVKDISFQIPQGEICGYIGENGAGKSTTIKMLTGILVPTSGKIVVNGYVPHKDRETFVKGIGVVFGQRSQLWWDIGVIESFRLLRKVYRVDEREFKLRLDELVETLELGDLLNRPVRKLSLGQRMRCELVAALLHNPSILFLDEPTIGLDIVVKTEIREFLKRLNRDHGTTILLTTHDLQDIEALCSRVIMLDDGNIIYDGGLDQLKDRWGKGREVQFQFADPVSLPSLSALTEGLAVRWSKENELTAKVWLPREMNVSDVLSRVVGAKEISDIKIFETNTDEIVREIYRTGSSVKPAGDEAAEPAVSGAGVR
- a CDS encoding ABC transporter permease, with product MSGAYLDFIRIRFLTMLAYRVNYYSGIAVYAINIGAYYFMWKAIYGDAERLAGFTVVQMTTYVAVSWMARAFYFNNLDREISNEIRDGSVAVQMTRPYSYLMVKMMQGLGEGLFRLLLFMAPGMIVVTLIFPIELPTDPVLWIIFFVMLWFSFLINTQINLMTGLFAFFVENNEGLMRMKRVAVDLLSGVVVPIAFFPGWASSVLQWLPFQAITYLPGSVFTERITGSAVWEALFVQAIWCAALVVPILLMWRAARKRLFVQGG